The following nucleotide sequence is from Methanobrevibacter oralis.
AATTTTTTTGATTATTTTTTTTGCGGATTTTCCCTTGCACAAAGAACAGAATCTTTTATAAAACTCATCATATTTAATTTCATATTCATTTACAACATCATCAATATTTCTAATTGCATTAACTAACTCA
It contains:
- a CDS encoding CDP-glycerol glycerophosphotransferase family protein; translation: ELVNAIRNIDDVVNEYEIKYDEFYKRFCSLCKGKSAKKIIKKIF